Proteins encoded in a region of the Streptococcus sanguinis genome:
- a CDS encoding elongation factor Tu, with protein sequence MENFYLVKDENQLAAFRDFVAKNAAKLQDYLAFLKDEFAVYDLPQAIIWSDFDSATQIIREIPVPAYTNDRRMVMTPELTVWKDLYLLQLENYESSHQTQAIANHYQSLSENSLLQIVGHELAHWSEHFLDDFDGYGAYIWFEEGMVEYISRKYFFTNEEFRVEKACNQSLVKLFQKKHGWHSLNDFGTSTYQGNYASIFYEYWRSFLTVDKLVENLGSVQAVFDFYHRWANTDKTLPLLDWFIQQKIIDKEI encoded by the coding sequence GTGGAGAACTTTTATCTTGTAAAAGACGAGAACCAATTAGCAGCTTTTCGAGATTTCGTCGCAAAGAATGCCGCAAAGTTGCAGGATTATCTAGCTTTTTTAAAAGACGAGTTTGCGGTTTATGATTTACCGCAAGCCATCATTTGGTCCGATTTTGATTCTGCTACGCAGATCATTCGGGAAATTCCTGTACCAGCCTATACAAATGATAGGCGGATGGTTATGACTCCCGAATTGACGGTTTGGAAAGATTTATATCTTCTTCAGTTGGAGAATTACGAGTCCTCTCACCAAACTCAAGCAATAGCAAACCACTATCAGTCTTTGTCTGAAAATTCTCTCTTGCAGATTGTGGGCCATGAGTTAGCTCATTGGTCGGAGCATTTTTTAGATGATTTTGATGGATACGGTGCCTATATCTGGTTTGAAGAAGGGATGGTTGAGTATATTAGCCGCAAGTATTTCTTTACAAATGAGGAATTTCGAGTGGAAAAAGCTTGTAATCAGTCTCTCGTAAAGCTCTTTCAGAAAAAGCACGGTTGGCACTCATTGAATGATTTCGGCACTTCAACTTATCAAGGGAATTATGCTAGTATTTTTTACGAATACTGGCGCAGTTTTTTGACAGTTGACAAGCTAGTAGAAAATCTAGGCAGTGTGCAAGCGGTCTTTGATTTTTATCATCGGTGGGCAAATACAGATAAAACACTTCCCTTGTTGGATTGGTTCATACAGCAGAAAATAATAGACAAAGAGATATAA
- a CDS encoding type II toxin-antitoxin system RelE/ParE family toxin has protein sequence MKLIYTNKTVKKQCTELRQAKKDFSDKVAVKLHQLINFFEAADSLASVTAFPKYHFHQLKGKRQGQFALDIDGRKSSYRLIVGFREEDLEKVFSSPVEIEILKIEEVSNHYE, from the coding sequence ATGAAGCTTATCTATACAAACAAAACTGTTAAAAAGCAGTGCACAGAGCTAAGGCAAGCGAAAAAGGATTTTTCGGATAAGGTTGCGGTAAAGTTGCATCAATTGATCAATTTTTTTGAAGCGGCGGATTCTTTGGCTAGTGTGACAGCTTTTCCTAAATATCACTTTCACCAACTCAAGGGAAAGAGACAAGGTCAGTTTGCTTTGGATATAGATGGTAGGAAAAGTTCCTATCGGTTGATTGTCGGTTTTCGTGAAGAGGATCTAGAAAAGGTCTTTTCCAGTCCTGTTGAAATCGAAATCCTAAAAATAGAGGAGGTCAGCAATCACTATGAGTAA
- the glyS gene encoding glycine--tRNA ligase subunit beta — MVKNLLVELGLEEMPAYVVTPSMKQLRDKMGAFLTDHRLTFEKIEMFSTPRRLAVRVVGLADKQSDLTEDFKGPSKKIALDEDGNFTKAAEGFVRGKGLTVDDITFREIKGEEYVYVTKEEIGRPVEEIIPAVTEVLQALTFPVSMHWANNTFEYIRPVHTLTVLLDEQAFDLDFLDIKSGRTSRGHRFLGQETEIASADSYEDDLRAQFVIASPLERGDMIVEQIRALEEEHGVSIEIDEDLLNEVLNLVEYPTAFLGNFDAKYLEVPEEVLVTSMKEHQRYFVVRDAEGKLLPHFISVRNGNAEHLENVIKGNEKVLVARLEDGEFFWREDQKLAIADLVEKLSNVTFHEKIGSLAEHMERTGKIAALLAQEAGLDADETADLARAAAIYKFDLLTGMVGEFDELQGIMGEKYALLAGENATVAAAIREHYMPTSADGELPDTKVGAVLALADKLDTILSFFSVGLIPSGSNDPYALRRATQGVVRILDKFGWNIDLAQLLGRLYELKFDSLSYDNQEAVLDFFRARVEKMMDRSIPKDIVTAVLQSTHFVVRDLVETAALLAEKAQEDNFKSAVESLSRVFNLAEKAQGQTAVNPALFENQEEKDLAAAIEAVELTSDLAANLDQLFALSPVIDAFFDHTMVMADDEAVRSNRLALLASLTAKAGQLAQFNQINTK, encoded by the coding sequence ATGGTAAAAAATTTATTAGTTGAATTAGGCTTGGAGGAAATGCCAGCCTATGTCGTGACACCGAGCATGAAGCAGCTGCGCGACAAGATGGGAGCCTTCCTGACAGACCATCGTCTGACCTTTGAGAAGATTGAAATGTTCTCAACGCCTCGCCGTTTGGCGGTGCGCGTGGTTGGCTTGGCGGACAAGCAGTCTGATTTGACAGAAGATTTCAAAGGTCCTTCTAAGAAAATTGCTCTGGATGAAGATGGGAACTTTACCAAGGCTGCAGAAGGCTTTGTCCGTGGCAAGGGTTTAACGGTTGATGACATTACTTTCCGCGAAATCAAAGGTGAAGAATACGTCTATGTGACCAAGGAAGAAATCGGTCGCCCTGTAGAAGAGATCATCCCAGCAGTGACAGAAGTTCTGCAAGCCCTGACCTTCCCTGTCAGCATGCACTGGGCCAACAACACCTTTGAATACATCCGCCCGGTCCACACCTTGACTGTACTCTTAGATGAGCAGGCCTTTGACTTGGATTTCTTGGATATCAAGAGCGGCCGTACTAGCCGAGGACACCGCTTCCTGGGTCAAGAAACGGAGATTGCTTCAGCAGATTCTTATGAAGATGACCTACGGGCTCAGTTTGTCATTGCCAGTCCTCTTGAGCGGGGAGATATGATTGTCGAGCAGATTCGAGCACTTGAAGAGGAGCACGGAGTTTCTATCGAGATTGACGAAGACCTACTCAATGAAGTGTTGAATCTGGTAGAATATCCAACTGCTTTTCTAGGTAATTTTGATGCCAAATATTTAGAGGTGCCTGAGGAAGTCTTGGTAACTTCCATGAAAGAGCACCAGCGTTATTTTGTTGTGCGCGATGCTGAAGGCAAACTTTTGCCGCACTTCATCTCTGTCCGCAATGGGAATGCAGAGCATTTAGAAAATGTCATCAAGGGAAATGAGAAAGTCTTGGTGGCTCGTCTGGAAGACGGGGAATTCTTCTGGCGGGAAGACCAAAAGCTGGCTATTGCTGACTTGGTTGAAAAGCTGAGCAATGTGACCTTCCACGAAAAGATTGGCTCTCTGGCAGAGCACATGGAGCGAACTGGCAAGATTGCTGCTCTCTTGGCACAAGAGGCAGGATTGGATGCTGATGAGACAGCTGACTTGGCTCGTGCAGCGGCTATTTATAAGTTTGATTTGCTGACTGGCATGGTTGGGGAATTTGATGAGCTGCAAGGTATCATGGGTGAAAAGTATGCTCTTCTGGCTGGTGAGAATGCTACGGTGGCAGCTGCCATTCGGGAGCACTATATGCCGACTTCAGCCGATGGCGAATTGCCTGACACCAAGGTCGGAGCAGTCTTGGCTCTGGCTGATAAGCTGGATACCATTCTGTCCTTCTTCTCAGTTGGGCTGATTCCGAGCGGTTCCAATGACCCGTATGCACTACGCCGTGCGACTCAGGGTGTTGTGCGTATCTTGGACAAGTTTGGCTGGAACATTGACTTGGCTCAGCTTCTTGGTCGACTTTACGAACTGAAGTTTGATAGCCTAAGCTATGACAATCAAGAGGCCGTGCTGGACTTCTTCCGTGCCCGTGTTGAGAAAATGATGGATCGCAGCATTCCAAAAGATATCGTGACAGCTGTTCTTCAAAGCACTCATTTCGTCGTACGCGATTTGGTAGAAACAGCTGCGCTTTTAGCAGAAAAAGCTCAGGAAGATAACTTCAAGTCAGCAGTGGAAAGCCTATCTCGAGTCTTTAATCTAGCTGAGAAAGCCCAAGGTCAGACAGCTGTCAATCCAGCTCTCTTTGAAAATCAAGAGGAAAAAGACTTGGCAGCTGCCATTGAAGCAGTAGAGCTGACATCTGACTTAGCGGCCAATTTGGATCAACTCTTTGCCCTCAGTCCAGTTATTGACGCTTTCTTTGACCATACCATGGTTATGGCTGATGATGAGGCTGTGCGCAGCAACCGCCTAGCTCTCCTCGCATCTCTGACAGCAAAGGCGGGACAGCTGGCCCAGTTTAATCAGATTAATACGAAATAA
- the glyQ gene encoding glycine--tRNA ligase subunit alpha, with product MSKKLTFQEIILTLQQFWNDQGCMLMQAYDNEKGAGTMSPYTFLRAIGPEPWNAAYVEPSRRPADGRYGENPNRLYQHHQFQVVMKPSPSNIQELYLQSLELLGINPLEHDIRFVEDNWENPSTGSAGLGWEVWLDGMEITQFTYFQQVGGLPTQPVTAEVTYGLERLASYIQEVDSVYDIEWADGVKYGEIFTHPEYEHSKYSFEVSDQDLLLGNFEKFEAEAKRCLDEHLVHPAYDYVLKCSHTFNLLDARGAVSVTERAGYIARIRNLARVVAKTFVAERKRLGYPLLDAETRDKLLAEEGE from the coding sequence ATGTCTAAGAAATTAACATTTCAAGAAATTATTTTGACTTTACAGCAGTTCTGGAATGATCAGGGTTGTATGCTCATGCAGGCTTATGACAATGAGAAGGGGGCGGGAACGATGAGTCCCTATACCTTCCTGCGGGCTATTGGGCCAGAGCCTTGGAATGCGGCTTATGTCGAGCCGTCTCGCCGGCCAGCAGATGGCCGTTATGGGGAAAATCCTAACCGTCTTTATCAGCACCACCAATTTCAGGTGGTTATGAAGCCTTCTCCAAGCAATATTCAAGAACTTTATTTGCAGTCTTTGGAACTCTTGGGTATCAATCCACTGGAGCATGATATTCGCTTTGTCGAGGATAACTGGGAAAATCCGTCAACCGGCTCGGCTGGTCTGGGCTGGGAAGTTTGGCTGGATGGTATGGAAATCACTCAGTTCACTTATTTCCAGCAGGTCGGAGGTCTGCCAACTCAGCCGGTGACTGCTGAGGTGACTTATGGTCTGGAGCGTCTGGCTTCTTATATCCAGGAAGTAGACTCTGTCTATGATATTGAGTGGGCTGATGGCGTTAAGTATGGCGAAATTTTCACGCATCCTGAGTATGAGCATTCCAAGTACAGCTTTGAGGTCAGCGATCAAGACTTGCTCTTGGGGAATTTTGAAAAGTTTGAAGCGGAAGCCAAGCGCTGTCTGGACGAGCATCTGGTGCACCCCGCCTATGACTATGTTCTCAAATGCTCGCATACCTTTAACCTCTTGGATGCGCGTGGCGCTGTATCTGTGACTGAGCGGGCTGGCTATATCGCTCGTATCCGGAATTTAGCACGTGTCGTGGCCAAGACCTTTGTGGCTGAGCGCAAGCGTCTGGGCTATCCGCTTTTGGATGCAGAGACTCGCGATAAACTCTTGGCAGAGGAGGGAGAATAA
- a CDS encoding HigA family addiction module antitoxin — MSNKIVEYKDLIAFHPGQYVGELIEDYNVTQKEFAERLGVSAKTVSKLVNAEESISKETAHKLAKLSGVSMQTWLNLQNAYDVKVAEIVEQKELEEGYEKEICEMIDFKYFKEKGYVPDKRYSLKEKIVELRKILSVASLENLSSFNHLVSYRNTREFTTKSIVNSNIMLELASKKARDITSTKLNRRKLERSLPALRKLTRQDPEVFPQCLYDILLDCGVVLVGLPALPNANLNGATKKFSNGSALLLLTDRNKASDIFWFSLFHEIGHILENDFSSDAGNSESYLRSEEQADQFAKDLLIRPEDYQAFVEKGNFDKSDILCFAEEIDIHPSIILGRLQKEQYLGYEQFRELKENYYFVS; from the coding sequence ATGAGTAATAAAATTGTTGAGTACAAAGACCTGATTGCTTTTCATCCAGGTCAGTATGTTGGAGAGTTGATTGAAGATTATAACGTAACGCAAAAAGAATTTGCGGAGCGTTTAGGAGTTTCTGCAAAGACTGTCAGCAAGCTTGTCAATGCTGAGGAGTCCATTAGTAAAGAGACGGCTCATAAGTTAGCCAAGCTAAGCGGAGTTTCCATGCAAACTTGGCTCAATCTTCAAAATGCTTACGATGTAAAAGTGGCAGAGATTGTAGAACAAAAAGAGCTAGAAGAAGGTTATGAGAAAGAAATCTGTGAGATGATTGATTTCAAGTATTTTAAGGAAAAAGGCTACGTTCCAGACAAACGCTATAGTTTGAAGGAAAAGATTGTCGAGCTTCGCAAGATTCTAAGTGTGGCAAGTTTAGAAAACCTCTCATCTTTTAACCATCTAGTCAGCTATCGGAATACGCGTGAGTTTACGACTAAAAGTATAGTCAACTCCAATATCATGCTGGAGTTGGCATCTAAAAAAGCGCGTGATATAACGAGCACTAAGCTCAATCGCAGAAAGCTTGAGAGAAGCTTACCTGCTTTGAGAAAGTTGACCAGACAAGATCCTGAAGTCTTTCCTCAATGCTTGTATGATATCTTGTTAGACTGTGGTGTTGTCCTAGTCGGTCTACCTGCGTTACCAAATGCTAATTTGAATGGAGCGACTAAAAAATTCAGTAACGGTAGTGCCTTGCTTTTACTCACAGATAGAAATAAAGCATCCGATATTTTCTGGTTCTCACTTTTCCATGAGATTGGGCACATTTTGGAGAATGATTTTTCATCTGATGCTGGAAATAGTGAGTCATACCTTCGTTCCGAGGAGCAGGCAGACCAGTTTGCAAAAGATCTCTTGATTAGACCTGAAGACTATCAAGCTTTTGTTGAAAAAGGGAACTTTGATAAGTCAGATATCCTTTGCTTTGCTGAGGAAATAGATATTCACCCGAGTATTATCTTAGGTCGTCTGCAGAAGGAACAGTACCTTGGATATGAGCAGTTTAGAGAATTAAAAGAGAACTATTACTTTGTTTCTTGA
- a CDS encoding S8 family serine peptidase: MQRQRFSLRKYKFGLASVLLGTALIFGAGQAQADEQATASSSGQGQLSTAVVSATEPASQTTAPESQLATQAPVEKAAPASSESAASSTDQASQPSTAEAKEASAAPVEKSATSSPEQASSSAEKATQPSATETKPTAPASPTVDSPAAANSEKPATNSDAVAESPTSRDAKPSSISTNEIIKVPQTWSQGYKGQGRVVAIIDSGLDVHHEVLKISDPSNAKYQTEAALEEAKKKAGIDYGKWYNSKVVYAYNYIDGDDNIKEKNSYSHGMHVTGITAGNPNKKAPNDEYVYGVAPEAQVMFMRVFSDRQRTTSDAIYIKAIDDAVALGADTINMSLGSATGSTVDVSPSLQAAIERARAKGVSVIIAAGNDNTFGSEYSKPLVENPDYGLVGSPSTAESSISVASVNNTVLTEEVMEVRGLEKNDKLLNGHFSYSMGETNATFEKGKEYEYVHVGLGREEDFAGKDLTGKLALIQRGSFTFAEKVRNAISHGAVGALIYNNVDGANLTMSLDSESKKVPSAFISKEYGEALAAGHYKVVFNGLKVNRPHLGAGSLSDFSSWGVTTDGLLKPDVTAPGGDIYSSLNDNTYGSMKGTSMATPHVAGVAALVKEYLLQHYPDLTPAQNADLVKALIMSTAKLHVNKETGVHTSPRQQGAGIVDTAAAVSTGLYVTGDNQYPSVSLGNVQDSFTFDVTVHNITDKDRTLKMIVNTNTDAVKDGYFTLTPRKLTETVWPEVTVKAHSSQKVTVKVNTAKFAEELIKQMPNGYFLEGFVRFVDPADDGDVISLPFMGFRGQFQDLPALERPIYDLVQEGKSGFYYPVPEDKSILSDDNVSSLVTESNDTLYSTGRTAARSSIVLGTAENADGKHVLQLGADGKIRLAFSPNGDGNQDSIQYRTVLYRNINNLTASVYTADDTDYRFPIWQSSTIREGRKNYYSGQSDNPKSYLLEDTYWDGRDSKGEKLEDGLYTYVVRYTPDVPGAKEQQISFNLQIDNQKPLISSGYISTKDGAETFTARKPKDVGNGGILREQVFYLQADEKGKETYKAVDDFGIERDYERRVYISANADGSYTLPKGVDKSKIFYVVEDYAGNRDSIALSELVSAENDGRIRVALVDANTHQDVSSTFVYRIKDSKGKYVELDKGKKINALPFGRYTAEIFTYDKDELRFYSALTQEFELTAQDSFKTIEFLVKKLVFAPVSVAFDQAVPKNTQVVLKNNNGDAYTLPAELFGKHAFGRSVASGFYSVFVNLPTGYELWESEPTVEVKEGKNNLLKLGVIVKSGLLAAVNQQSSLVGTAQYYNASAAKRTAYDQAYQAAKEALTSKLTQAQVDAVRAKLETASADLDGKDSDLAAVKAAVEAYAATTKTGAYANAKDRTRRAYDKAFQAVALLLVQDKVTQEQIDTALAQLTTAEKKLDGKATNFTNLKKIVDDEVHYQAISNKFIYASDALKSAYLEAYAQAKAVLADPGASQEDVKEAIANLKEAKRKLDGRKPRVVRPKKPRQA, translated from the coding sequence ATGCAAAGACAACGTTTTTCACTCCGTAAATACAAGTTCGGTTTGGCTTCTGTTCTGTTGGGAACTGCTCTGATTTTTGGTGCGGGACAGGCTCAGGCGGATGAGCAGGCGACAGCTAGTTCGTCAGGGCAAGGTCAGCTATCTACCGCTGTGGTATCAGCGACTGAGCCTGCTTCTCAAACAACTGCACCTGAGAGTCAGCTAGCAACTCAAGCCCCTGTGGAGAAAGCAGCACCAGCTTCTTCTGAATCGGCTGCTTCAAGTACAGATCAGGCCAGTCAGCCTTCTACGGCAGAGGCTAAGGAAGCATCTGCAGCTCCTGTAGAGAAAAGTGCGACTTCTTCACCAGAACAGGCTTCTTCAAGTGCTGAGAAGGCAACTCAGCCATCTGCCACAGAGACCAAGCCAACAGCTCCAGCTAGTCCGACTGTAGACTCTCCGGCAGCCGCAAACTCAGAAAAGCCTGCTACTAATTCTGATGCAGTAGCGGAGTCACCAACTTCTCGCGATGCTAAGCCAAGTAGCATCAGTACCAATGAGATTATTAAGGTTCCTCAGACCTGGTCTCAAGGCTATAAAGGTCAAGGCCGTGTGGTAGCCATTATCGACTCAGGTCTGGATGTCCATCATGAGGTTCTGAAGATCTCTGACCCGTCAAATGCCAAGTATCAGACAGAGGCAGCTCTGGAAGAGGCTAAGAAAAAGGCCGGTATTGACTACGGTAAATGGTACAACAGCAAGGTTGTCTATGCCTATAACTATATCGACGGTGATGACAATATCAAGGAAAAGAACAGTTATTCGCATGGTATGCACGTAACAGGGATTACAGCGGGAAATCCCAACAAGAAAGCTCCTAATGATGAGTATGTCTATGGTGTTGCGCCAGAAGCGCAAGTTATGTTTATGCGGGTCTTCTCAGACCGTCAACGCACAACAAGCGACGCTATCTATATCAAAGCCATTGATGATGCAGTAGCCTTGGGAGCTGATACCATCAATATGAGTCTGGGCTCAGCGACAGGATCTACAGTTGATGTCAGCCCTAGTCTGCAGGCCGCTATTGAGCGCGCTCGGGCCAAGGGAGTGAGTGTGATCATTGCGGCGGGTAATGACAACACCTTCGGAAGTGAATACTCTAAACCGCTGGTTGAAAATCCAGACTATGGTCTAGTTGGCAGTCCTTCAACAGCAGAAAGCTCTATCTCAGTCGCTTCTGTCAATAACACTGTTCTGACAGAGGAAGTCATGGAAGTGCGTGGTCTGGAAAAGAACGATAAGCTTTTGAATGGTCATTTCAGCTACTCCATGGGTGAGACAAATGCAACCTTTGAAAAGGGCAAGGAATATGAGTATGTCCATGTTGGTCTTGGCCGTGAAGAGGACTTTGCTGGTAAGGATCTGACAGGTAAGCTGGCTCTTATCCAGCGTGGTTCCTTTACCTTTGCTGAAAAGGTTAGAAATGCTATCAGCCATGGTGCTGTTGGTGCTCTGATCTACAATAATGTCGACGGAGCTAACCTAACGATGAGCTTGGATAGTGAATCTAAAAAGGTTCCATCAGCCTTTATCAGTAAGGAATATGGAGAGGCTTTGGCAGCTGGTCATTACAAGGTAGTCTTTAATGGTCTTAAGGTCAATCGGCCGCATCTAGGAGCTGGTAGTCTGTCTGACTTCTCTAGTTGGGGTGTAACGACAGATGGCTTGCTCAAGCCAGATGTGACAGCACCAGGTGGCGATATTTACTCTTCGCTTAATGACAATACCTATGGCTCTATGAAGGGAACCAGTATGGCTACCCCTCATGTGGCTGGTGTAGCGGCTCTGGTCAAGGAATATCTCCTTCAGCATTATCCAGACTTAACACCTGCCCAGAATGCCGATTTGGTCAAAGCACTCATCATGTCAACTGCTAAGCTGCACGTCAACAAGGAAACAGGTGTCCATACTTCTCCGCGTCAGCAGGGTGCTGGTATCGTGGATACGGCAGCAGCTGTTTCTACCGGCCTCTATGTGACAGGAGATAACCAATATCCTAGCGTTTCCTTGGGCAATGTCCAAGACAGCTTCACCTTTGATGTTACGGTTCATAATATCACGGATAAGGATCGGACACTGAAGATGATTGTCAATACCAACACGGATGCGGTCAAGGATGGCTACTTTACCCTGACACCTCGCAAACTAACCGAAACAGTTTGGCCAGAAGTCACCGTCAAGGCTCACAGCAGCCAGAAAGTGACGGTCAAGGTAAATACTGCTAAGTTTGCGGAAGAGTTGATCAAGCAGATGCCGAACGGCTATTTCTTAGAAGGCTTTGTCCGCTTTGTCGATCCAGCAGATGACGGCGATGTTATTAGTCTGCCATTTATGGGCTTCCGTGGGCAATTCCAAGATCTGCCAGCGTTAGAAAGACCAATCTATGATCTGGTCCAAGAAGGCAAGTCAGGCTTCTATTACCCAGTGCCAGAGGACAAGAGTATCCTATCTGATGACAATGTATCTTCCCTTGTGACAGAGTCGAATGATACACTCTACTCTACCGGTCGAACAGCTGCTCGCAGCTCAATTGTACTTGGAACTGCAGAAAATGCTGATGGTAAGCATGTGCTGCAGTTGGGAGCAGATGGCAAGATTCGTCTAGCCTTCTCACCGAATGGAGATGGAAATCAAGACAGCATCCAGTATCGGACAGTTCTCTATCGCAATATCAATAATCTGACAGCTAGTGTCTATACGGCAGATGATACGGACTATCGCTTCCCAATCTGGCAGAGCAGCACGATTAGAGAAGGCCGCAAGAACTATTATAGTGGTCAGTCAGACAATCCTAAGTCCTACCTACTAGAAGATACATACTGGGACGGTCGTGATAGCAAGGGTGAGAAGCTGGAAGATGGCCTCTATACCTATGTGGTTCGCTATACGCCAGATGTGCCAGGTGCTAAAGAGCAGCAGATTAGCTTTAACCTGCAGATTGATAATCAGAAGCCTTTGATTAGCTCAGGCTATATCAGTACCAAGGATGGTGCAGAAACCTTTACAGCTCGTAAGCCAAAAGATGTTGGCAACGGCGGTATTTTGAGAGAACAGGTCTTCTATCTGCAAGCAGATGAAAAAGGGAAAGAGACCTATAAAGCAGTGGATGATTTTGGCATTGAGCGTGATTACGAGCGTCGGGTTTACATCTCAGCCAATGCGGATGGCAGCTACACCTTGCCAAAAGGAGTGGACAAGTCTAAGATATTCTATGTGGTAGAGGATTATGCGGGTAACCGTGATTCCATAGCTTTGTCAGAGCTAGTCAGTGCTGAAAATGATGGTCGTATCCGTGTCGCTCTGGTGGATGCTAATACGCATCAAGATGTATCTTCGACCTTTGTCTATCGGATCAAGGACAGCAAGGGCAAATATGTAGAGTTGGATAAGGGCAAGAAAATCAACGCTCTGCCGTTTGGACGCTACACAGCTGAGATCTTTACTTATGATAAGGATGAGCTTCGTTTCTACAGCGCTCTGACTCAGGAGTTTGAGCTGACAGCCCAAGATAGCTTTAAGACGATTGAGTTTCTGGTCAAGAAGCTGGTCTTTGCACCGGTCAGCGTTGCCTTTGATCAAGCTGTTCCGAAGAATACCCAAGTGGTTCTCAAGAATAATAATGGCGATGCTTATACGCTTCCAGCAGAACTGTTTGGCAAGCATGCCTTCGGAAGATCCGTAGCATCTGGATTCTACTCTGTCTTTGTCAACCTGCCGACCGGCTACGAGCTCTGGGAAAGTGAGCCGACTGTTGAGGTCAAAGAGGGCAAAAACAACCTGCTGAAACTGGGAGTTATCGTCAAGTCAGGCTTGCTGGCGGCTGTCAATCAGCAGTCTAGTCTGGTCGGCACTGCTCAGTATTACAATGCTTCTGCAGCGAAGCGCACAGCTTACGACCAAGCATATCAGGCAGCCAAGGAAGCTTTGACAAGTAAACTGACCCAAGCGCAAGTTGATGCCGTAAGAGCAAAACTAGAAACAGCATCTGCTGATCTAGACGGCAAGGACTCCGATCTTGCTGCGGTTAAAGCAGCTGTGGAAGCTTATGCAGCTACTACTAAGACAGGAGCTTATGCCAATGCTAAGGATAGGACTCGCCGCGCTTATGACAAGGCCTTCCAAGCAGTGGCTCTGCTCTTGGTGCAGGACAAGGTGACCCAGGAGCAAATCGATACAGCTCTAGCTCAGCTGACTACAGCAGAGAAGAAGCTGGATGGCAAGGCGACTAACTTTACCAATCTCAAGAAGATAGTCGATGATGAGGTGCATTACCAAGCCATTAGCAATAAGTTTATCTATGCGAGTGACGCATTGAAGTCGGCTTATCTAGAAGCTTATGCACAGGCTAAGGCAGTCTTGGCGGATCCAGGTGCCAGCCAGGAAGATGTCAAAGAAGCTATTGCCAACCTCAAAGAGGCAAAAAGAAAACTCGATGGCAGAAAGCCAAGAGTCGTAAGACCGAAAAAGCCTAGACAAGCCTAA
- a CDS encoding restriction endonuclease subunit S — translation MKLRCLGDFVELRQGLAINKGSAHLVSDIQDITYCYPLLRIADMMDSNFSKFVSKDVNSSVIANPQDIIYTRTGQIGLAFRGMQGVVHNNSFIVSLKTDELEKDYLYTVLNSNFVKKQANSQAKNSVQPDLTHTMFKSIVIPVPDSREEQNRISKNINNINQKIRTNIQINQELEAMAKTLYDYWFVQFDFPDQNGKPYKSSGGKMVYHPELKREIPEGWGVENLFNVAEVQYGYPFSTDYFNSTGEGVPVIRIRDILGNDITNYSTEEVEDKYKINVGDVLIGMDGNFHMNYWIKEDCYLNQRVVKVNSDKLPNMVLKYQIEPFIKLREKSVSRTTVGHLSDKDLKAINVIIPKDKYLYSIFERFESILNNIIKNQQQNQELTQLRDWLLPMLMNGQVRVE, via the coding sequence ATGAAGCTTAGATGTTTAGGAGATTTTGTCGAGTTACGACAAGGGTTGGCAATTAATAAAGGTAGTGCCCATCTTGTTTCTGACATTCAAGATATTACTTATTGCTACCCATTGTTGAGAATTGCTGATATGATGGATTCAAATTTTAGTAAGTTTGTATCCAAAGATGTTAATAGCTCAGTGATAGCTAACCCTCAGGATATTATTTATACTAGAACTGGTCAGATTGGACTTGCATTTAGAGGTATGCAAGGAGTAGTTCATAACAATTCATTTATTGTGTCGTTAAAAACTGATGAACTTGAAAAGGATTATTTATATACTGTTTTAAATTCTAATTTTGTTAAAAAGCAAGCCAATTCACAAGCTAAAAACTCAGTACAACCGGATTTGACGCATACAATGTTTAAATCTATAGTTATACCGGTACCTGATTCTAGGGAAGAACAAAATAGAATTTCAAAAAATATTAATAATATTAATCAAAAAATCCGAACCAACATCCAAATCAACCAAGAGTTGGAAGCTATGGCCAAGACTCTCTATGACTACTGGTTTGTCCAGTTTGATTTCCCAGACCAGAATGGCAAACCCTACAAATCAAGTGGCGGCAAGATGGTCTATCACCCAGAACTCAAACGCGAAATCCCAGAGGGGTGGGGAGTGGAGAATCTTTTTAATGTCGCAGAAGTTCAGTATGGCTATCCTTTTAGTACTGATTATTTTAATAGTACCGGCGAAGGTGTTCCGGTGATTAGAATTAGAGACATTCTTGGAAATGATATCACTAATTATTCTACAGAAGAAGTAGAAGATAAATATAAAATTAATGTTGGTGATGTTTTAATTGGTATGGATGGGAATTTCCATATGAATTATTGGATTAAAGAGGATTGTTATCTTAATCAACGAGTTGTAAAAGTAAATAGTGATAAATTACCTAATATGGTACTTAAATATCAGATTGAACCTTTTATCAAATTGCGAGAAAAATCAGTCTCAAGAACAACAGTAGGTCATTTAAGTGATAAAGATTTAAAAGCAATCAATGTTATTATACCTAAAGATAAATATTTATATTCAATTTTTGAAAGGTTTGAAAGTATATTAAATAATATTATAAAAAATCAGCAACAAAACCAAGAACTCACCCAACTTCGCGATTGGCTCTTGCCAATGCTGATGAATGGGCAGGTGAGGGTGGAGTAG